In a genomic window of Quercus lobata isolate SW786 chromosome 4, ValleyOak3.0 Primary Assembly, whole genome shotgun sequence:
- the LOC115987313 gene encoding protein SMAX1-LIKE 3-like, with protein MRQGFCSLQQGLTAEAANIVKQAVTLAKRRGHAQVTPLHVASAMLASSTGLLRRACLQSHSHPLQCKALELCFNVALNRLPASSPSPLLGPHYLNPSLSNALVAAFKRAQAHQRRGSIENQQQPILALKIELEQLIISILDDPSVSRVMREAGFSSTQVKNRVEQAVSLEICSQNQSPTMSSHSKENTKPLVLGSNLPLAPPSSQFNVSLAKPFEQARSEDVMSVLNELSNKRKRNIVIVGECLASAESVVRGVMDKFERGNVPGELRYAQFISLPQFSLRNPSKEDVEQKLMELGCLVKSYIGREVVLYLGDLKWIAELWSAYGEERRNYYCPVEQIIMELKRLVCGIGETGRLWLLGIATFQSYMRCKTGRPSLESIWELHPLTIPLGSLSLTLNLESDFQAQVRSKVSNNGAGWQMLETGFDKHLTCCTDCVINFNREAQSIGSSFRNKETTTTISTSSNLPSWLRQEKEDRRKDSGSDQECVTVRDLCKKWNSFCSSGHKQPHFAEKSIFLTSSSPSSASISLHDRKPNLHQTYLNWPHTFESKLVQKEKPFWVSEISDENNESDIRMFMPERNAPKPDLLSNPNSSPNSASSSEVMEDMVGLHMFRELNAENMKILCDALEKKASWQKDIIPEIATTILQCRSGMNKRKGNAKDRENKEETWLFFLGADNDGKEKISRELAKLVFGSPSNFVSIPLSSFSSTRADSSEESKHKRTRDELGCSYLERLGEAVNENPHRVFFMEDVDQIDYCSRKGIQQAIESGRITVPGGETVSLMDAIIIFSCESFSSVSGACSPRRRQKLAENEDKNNEDDSEEKSSGVSLDLNIAIEDDNGDEHSVGNSGILESVDKKVVFKIQEL; from the exons ATGAGACAAGGTTTTTGTAGTTTACAGCAGGGTCTAACTGCTGAGGCAGCAAACATAGTGAAACAAGCAGTCACCCTTGCTAAACGCCGGGGTCATGCACAAGTGACTCCTCTCCATGTTGCAAGTGCTATGCTTGCATCCTCTACTGGTCTTCTTAGGAGGGCTTGCCTTCAATCCCATTCTCATCCCCTCCAATGCAAGGCCTTAGAGCTTTGCTTCAATGTTGCTCTCAACCGCCTCCCTGCCTCTTCGCCAAGCCCATTATTAGGCCCTCACTATCTCAATCCTTCCCTCTCCAATGCCTTGGTTGCAGCCTTCAAGCGTGCACAGGCACACCAACGCCGTGGCTCTATTGAAAACCAGCAACAACCCATATTAGCCCTCAAAATAGAGTTAGAACAGCTCATTATCTCTATTTTAGATGACCCAAGTGTTAGTAGAGTCATGAGAGAGGCTGGTTTTTCGAGCACCCAAGTGAAAAATAGGGTAGAGCAAGCTGTTTCTTTAGAGATTTGTTCTCAAAATCAAAGTCCTACTATGAGTAGCCATTCCAAAGAAAACACCAAGCCTCTAGTTCTTGGTAGTAATCTGCCTCTTGCTCCACCTTCTAGTCAGTTCAACGTGTCACTAGCTAAGCCCTTTGAACAAGCTAGGAGTGAAGATGTAATGAGTGTGTTGAATGAATtgtcaaacaaaagaaaaagaaacattgtTATTGTAGGAGAGTGTCTAGCTAGTGCTGAGAGTGTGGTTAGGGGAGTGATGGATAAATTTGAAAGAGGTAATGTTCCAGGGGAGTTGAGGTATGCCCAATTCATTAGCCTTCCTCAATTTTCTCTGAGGAACCCATCCAAAGAAGATGTTGAACAGAAGCTAATGGAGCTTGGGTGCCTTGTGAAAAGCTATATTGGCAGAGAGGTTGTCCTGTATTTGGGAGATCTCAAATGGATTGCTGAGCTGTGGTCAGCTTATGGTGAAGAAAGGAGAAACTACTACTGTCCTGTGGAGCAGATAATCATGGAGCTTAAAAGATTGGTGTGTGGAATTGGGGAAACCGGAAGATTGTGGCTTTTGGGGATTGCAACTTTTCAGAGTTACATGAGATGTAAAACAGGTCGCCCTTCTCTGGAGTCTATCTGGGAGCTTCACCCTCTTACTATCCCACTTGGTAGCTTGAGCCTAACTCTTAACCTTGAAAG TGATTTTCAAGCTCAGGTGAGAAGCAAGGTATCCAATAATGGGGCTGGCTGGCAAATGCTAGAGACAGGATTTGATAAGCACCTAACTTGCTGCACGGATTGTGTGATCAATTTCAACAGAGAAGCTCAAAGCATTGGTAGCAGCTTTCGTAATAAGGAGACTACCACGACTATTTCCACCAGCTCAAACTTGCCTTCATGGCTCCGACAGGAGAAAGAAGACCGCAGAAAAGACTCCGGCAGTGATCAG GAATGTGTCACTGTCAGGGATCTGTGCAAGAAATGGAATTCATTCTGCAGTTCAGGCCATAAGCAACCCcattttgctgaaaaaagtATCTTTTTGACTTCATCATCTCCTTCCTCAGCATCAATCTCTTTGCATGACCGCAAACCTAACTTGCATCAGACCTACCTAAATTGGCCACACACCTTTGAATCCAAGCTGGTGCAGAAAGAAAAGCCGTTCTGGGTATCTGAAATTAGTGATGAAAACAATGAGAGCGATATAAGAATGTTCATGCCTGAGAGAAATGCCCCTAAGCCAGACCTTCtgtcaaatccaaattctaGCCCTAACTCAGCATCTTCAAGTGAAGTAATGGAAGACATGGTTGGCCTTCATATGTTCAGAGAGCTCAATGCTGAGAACATGAAGATACTGTGCGATGCATTAGAGAAAAAGGCTTCTTGGCAGAAAGACATAATTCCTGAGATTGCGACAACTATTCTTCAGTGCAGGTCTGGAATGAACAAAAGGAAAGGCAATGCGAAAGATAGAGAGAACAAAGAAGAGACTTGGCTGTTCTTCTTAGGTGCTGATAATGATGGCAAAGAAAAGATTTCAAGGGAGCTAGCTAAACTCGTTTTTGGCTCTCCAAGCAACTTTGTTTCCATTCCTTTGAGTAGCTTCTCTTCAACTAGAGCTGATTCAAGTGAAGAATCCAAACATAAAAGGACAAGAGATGAACTTGGTTGCAGCTATCTTGAAAGACTTGGTGAAGCCGTGAATGAGAATCCGCACCGAGTGTTCTTCATGGAAGATGTGGATCAAATCGATTACTGTTCTCGAAAGGGTATTCAGCAAGCAATTGAAAGTGGAAGAATAACTGTTCCAGGTGGTGAAACTGTTTCTCTTATGGATGCCATTATCATTTTCAGTTGTGAAAGTTTCAGTTCAGTGTCTGGAGCTTGTTCTCCACGAAGAAGACAAAAACTTGCTGAGAATGAAGATAAAAACAATGAGGATGACTCGGAGGAGAAAAGCTCAGGTGTCTCACTTGATTTGAATATTGCCATTGAAGACGACAATGGAGATGAACACTCAGTTGGTAACAGTGGTATTTTGGAATCTGTGGATAAGaaagttgttttcaaaattcaagaatTGTAG